A region from the Halobellus litoreus genome encodes:
- a CDS encoding N-acetylneuraminate synthase family protein, whose amino-acid sequence MKIAGKDLSEETFVIAEAGSNHNGSLETAKELIDAASDAGADAVKFQTFRAENLYVEETGEKETYFDNGQSLYETMESMEMPYDWIPELHQYCEDSGIVFLSTPFDERSADELDDFVPAYKIASYTLSHHPFLRHVAEKDKPIIMSTGAHELDEVREAVEVLREADAEDVVLLHCVASYPTPIESANVRAVKTLQDEFGVPTGLSDHTLDPTVAPSAAVALGASVVEKHFTLDKSMEGPDHEFALEPDELDEMVSTIRKTEKALGSGIVEVLDAEEELHEIARRRIHAVRGIKEGQTISEEDIAVLRSGQRSRGAKPKFYEDLIGTRAKRSINQGDGVSLKDIY is encoded by the coding sequence ATGAAGATCGCAGGAAAAGATCTCTCGGAAGAAACGTTTGTGATAGCCGAGGCCGGCTCGAATCACAACGGAAGCCTCGAAACCGCGAAGGAACTCATCGACGCCGCGTCGGACGCCGGAGCGGACGCAGTGAAGTTCCAGACGTTCCGCGCCGAAAATTTGTACGTCGAAGAGACGGGTGAGAAAGAGACGTACTTCGATAACGGGCAATCGCTCTACGAGACGATGGAGTCGATGGAGATGCCGTACGATTGGATCCCGGAGTTACACCAGTACTGCGAGGACTCGGGGATCGTCTTTCTATCTACTCCGTTCGATGAACGGTCTGCTGACGAACTTGACGACTTCGTGCCCGCGTACAAGATCGCATCGTACACGCTGTCCCATCATCCGTTCCTGAGACACGTTGCGGAGAAGGACAAGCCAATAATTATGTCAACAGGTGCGCACGAACTTGACGAGGTACGTGAGGCCGTCGAAGTACTCCGCGAGGCGGATGCAGAGGATGTGGTTTTGTTACACTGCGTTGCGTCGTATCCGACGCCGATTGAGTCCGCTAATGTCCGTGCTGTCAAGACATTACAAGACGAGTTCGGTGTTCCAACAGGGCTATCTGATCATACTCTCGATCCTACGGTAGCTCCAAGCGCTGCGGTCGCTCTCGGTGCGAGCGTCGTCGAGAAGCACTTCACCCTCGACAAATCGATGGAAGGCCCCGATCACGAATTTGCGCTTGAACCCGACGAGCTGGACGAGATGGTGAGTACGATCCGCAAAACCGAGAAAGCACTTGGGAGCGGTATAGTCGAGGTACTTGATGCCGAGGAAGAGCTACACGAGATTGCACGTCGGCGGATCCACGCAGTACGAGGTATCAAGGAGGGCCAGACCATCTCTGAAGAAGACATCGCTGTTCTTCGATCAGGGCAAAGAAGTCGAGGGGCGAAGCCGAAATTCTATGAAGATCTAATTGGTACAAGAGCAAAGAGATCGATAAATCAAGGAGATGGAGTCTCTCTAAAAGATATCTATTGA
- a CDS encoding NAD-dependent epimerase/dehydratase family protein has product MSDRILVTGAAGFIGQHLVERLAEDGHEITAVDIDQQVPDSYSHHIGDNVDYIRGSIIHKNFVDSVLFPYPNAYERVFHLAAIVGVDRYIDVNDPLYVTNVNITGTRYLLEKIQNTDTHFIYPSTSEVYGKNPEVPWSEGDDRVLGPPETSRWSYSAMKAVCEHMIHMLGETDRSITTTVVRPFNVYGPYQRPKFVIPKFIEMVLNGEPPTVYGDGTQKRCFTYMGDFVEGLIAASERDPGTPRAYNLGGTTETKISDLAEMIIEIADVDMSPEYVNPEDVYDDEYDQPTKRIPDVSRARDILGWEADTSLEEGIRRTYEQAKKERES; this is encoded by the coding sequence ATGTCAGATCGAATTCTAGTAACTGGGGCGGCAGGGTTTATCGGTCAGCATCTAGTCGAGCGGCTCGCCGAAGACGGACACGAAATCACAGCGGTCGATATCGACCAACAGGTGCCCGATTCATACTCTCATCATATTGGAGACAATGTGGATTACATCCGCGGCAGTATTATTCACAAAAACTTCGTGGATAGTGTCCTATTTCCATATCCTAACGCGTACGAGAGAGTATTTCACCTAGCTGCTATCGTTGGGGTTGATCGATACATCGACGTTAATGACCCGCTCTACGTGACGAACGTCAATATCACTGGGACGCGATACCTTCTCGAAAAGATACAAAATACAGACACTCATTTCATATATCCGAGTACGAGTGAGGTATACGGTAAAAATCCGGAGGTACCATGGTCAGAGGGAGACGATCGGGTCCTTGGTCCACCAGAGACGAGTCGTTGGAGTTATAGTGCGATGAAAGCGGTCTGTGAGCATATGATTCATATGCTGGGTGAGACTGATCGGTCAATAACGACGACCGTCGTGCGGCCGTTCAACGTATATGGGCCGTATCAGCGCCCCAAATTCGTCATTCCGAAGTTCATCGAGATGGTTCTCAACGGAGAGCCGCCAACCGTATACGGAGACGGAACACAAAAACGGTGCTTCACCTACATGGGTGATTTTGTGGAAGGTCTCATCGCAGCTTCTGAAAGGGATCCCGGAACACCGAGGGCGTACAATCTCGGCGGAACGACAGAGACGAAAATCAGCGACTTGGCCGAGATGATAATCGAAATCGCAGACGTTGATATGTCCCCCGAGTATGTTAATCCGGAGGACGTATACGACGACGAGTACGACCAGCCGACGAAACGGATTCCTGATGTTTCCCGTGCCCGAGATATACTTGGGTGGGAGGCTGATACGAGTCTCGAAGAGGGGATCCGTAGGACATACGAACAGGCCAAAAAAGAACGAGAATCATAG
- a CDS encoding DegT/DnrJ/EryC1/StrS family aminotransferase: protein MSGTPSIDGGHPIRDEVLGYGGQDITEREKEAVVEALDGDYITRGPTVEAFEEEVAAYVGADHAIAVTSGTAALHLLGEALFEDGDEVITTPLTFVSTANAACYAGAKPVFADVKRDTRNLDPDNVREKVTEDTAGIIPVHYAGQPCDISEILAIADEHDLRVIWDACHAIGSEWNKEKVGGQKDAAIFSFHPVKTVTTGEGGMVVTNDDDLAEKVRSLRSFRMDYSPEGYDNEPWYQVTEGVGYNYNFSDILASIGRVQLDRIGEFKRRRSEIFDRYQDTFADVEGLITPFVKDTVDPVWHLYAIEIDEEKFGCSRKEFVNSMHAENIGVQVHYVPLNHHPYFQEEFGYDEGDFPIVEEIYEGIVSLPLFPAMSEDDVEDVIQAVKRLHEHKRD, encoded by the coding sequence ATGTCGGGGACGCCAAGTATCGACGGCGGGCATCCAATTCGGGACGAGGTTCTCGGATACGGGGGACAGGACATTACGGAACGAGAAAAGGAAGCGGTCGTCGAAGCGCTTGATGGGGACTACATCACCCGCGGCCCGACCGTTGAAGCGTTCGAGGAGGAAGTCGCCGCGTACGTCGGTGCAGACCACGCCATCGCGGTGACCTCCGGAACGGCGGCACTCCATCTATTGGGCGAGGCGCTTTTCGAAGACGGAGATGAGGTGATAACGACGCCGCTCACCTTCGTGTCGACGGCAAACGCGGCGTGTTATGCGGGGGCAAAGCCGGTCTTCGCCGACGTGAAGCGGGATACCCGAAACCTCGATCCAGATAACGTTCGCGAGAAGGTCACAGAAGATACAGCGGGGATCATTCCCGTACACTACGCGGGTCAGCCCTGTGACATTAGCGAGATACTGGCGATCGCAGACGAACACGACCTGCGTGTTATCTGGGATGCGTGCCACGCGATCGGCTCCGAGTGGAACAAAGAGAAGGTGGGCGGCCAGAAAGATGCCGCGATATTCAGTTTCCATCCGGTCAAGACCGTAACGACGGGGGAAGGTGGAATGGTGGTAACAAACGACGACGACCTCGCCGAGAAAGTGAGAAGTCTCCGTTCCTTCCGTATGGACTACTCGCCGGAAGGATACGACAACGAGCCGTGGTATCAGGTCACCGAAGGCGTCGGATACAATTACAACTTCTCCGATATCTTGGCGTCAATCGGTCGCGTACAACTCGACCGCATCGGCGAATTCAAACGGCGACGCAGCGAGATTTTCGATCGGTATCAAGATACGTTCGCAGACGTCGAGGGACTAATCACTCCCTTTGTGAAAGATACTGTTGATCCGGTGTGGCACCTTTACGCGATTGAAATTGACGAAGAAAAATTCGGATGTTCTCGGAAGGAGTTCGTGAACTCGATGCACGCCGAGAACATCGGGGTTCAGGTGCACTACGTTCCGCTGAACCATCATCCGTATTTCCAAGAGGAATTCGGGTACGATGAAGGTGATTTCCCGATCGTGGAGGAGATCTACGAAGGGATCGTCTCGCTTCCGCTGTTTCCCGCGATGTCAGAAGACGACGTCGAAGACGTGATACAGGCGGTAAAACGCCTCCACGAACACAAGAGGGATTAG